A single region of the Paludibacter jiangxiensis genome encodes:
- a CDS encoding L-fucose/L-arabinose isomerase family protein yields the protein MAYKQQLTFGIIIGTRAYFNSALAADVRATVLKEIKAQGHDYVILDESETPTGSIETYDDAKKCAALFRANRDKIDGIIVSLPNFGYEVGIVNSISLSELNVPVLVQACDDENDKVSLDKRRDAFCGKLSVCNNLYQYNIPFTDTSLHTYSIHSKEFKKDVDKFARICRVVNSLRKARIGQIGCRPIGFQTCRASEKLLQNSGITVVPVDLSEILAAANKMDKESAVIKSRIEQMKAYASVPKELEDKLLLQAQFGQAVDNWIAENEIDASAIQCWDSLEKNYGCATCLNMSMMSDRLFPSACESDIAGAVSMYALMQASGVPAVLADWNNNFAEDRNKCVCTHCGNFAKGFTKAPMAVSSLGVLGNVLGRVNTVGAILSKVSEGDFTFFRISTDDNYGVIKSYLGEGKITNDPYGMDGCIAVTEVNNLQKLMKFMCKNGFEHHVALTRGNVAEVLQESIETYLGWDLYNHE from the coding sequence ATGGCTTACAAACAACAACTTACATTTGGTATCATTATCGGTACCAGAGCGTATTTCAATTCGGCATTAGCAGCCGACGTACGCGCTACGGTTTTAAAAGAAATAAAAGCTCAGGGTCACGACTACGTAATTCTGGACGAATCGGAAACTCCTACAGGTAGCATCGAAACTTACGACGACGCAAAAAAATGCGCTGCACTGTTCCGTGCCAACCGCGACAAAATAGACGGTATCATCGTTTCGTTGCCGAACTTCGGCTATGAAGTAGGTATTGTCAACTCTATCAGTTTGTCAGAACTCAACGTTCCGGTGCTGGTGCAGGCATGCGACGACGAAAATGACAAAGTATCACTGGACAAACGCCGTGACGCTTTCTGCGGTAAGCTTTCGGTTTGCAACAATCTGTATCAGTACAACATTCCGTTTACGGACACATCACTCCATACCTATTCCATCCACAGCAAAGAGTTCAAAAAAGACGTGGATAAATTCGCCCGTATTTGCCGCGTGGTGAACAGCTTGCGTAAGGCTCGCATCGGTCAGATCGGTTGCCGTCCTATCGGCTTCCAAACCTGCCGTGCCAGCGAAAAACTGTTGCAAAACAGCGGTATCACCGTTGTGCCGGTTGATTTATCGGAAATACTTGCGGCTGCCAACAAAATGGACAAAGAATCGGCTGTTATCAAAAGCCGTATCGAGCAAATGAAAGCTTATGCCAGTGTACCTAAAGAGCTGGAAGACAAATTGCTGCTTCAGGCACAATTCGGTCAGGCAGTGGATAACTGGATTGCAGAAAATGAAATCGACGCTTCGGCTATTCAGTGCTGGGATTCGCTGGAAAAAAATTACGGTTGCGCCACCTGCCTCAACATGAGCATGATGAGCGACCGTCTCTTCCCGAGTGCCTGCGAATCGGATATTGCCGGTGCTGTTTCTATGTACGCGTTGATGCAGGCATCGGGTGTTCCTGCCGTGTTGGCCGACTGGAACAACAACTTCGCCGAAGACCGTAACAAATGCGTTTGTACACACTGCGGCAACTTTGCCAAAGGTTTCACGAAAGCCCCAATGGCCGTGAGTTCTCTGGGCGTATTAGGCAACGTGTTGGGCCGGGTTAATACTGTGGGCGCTATTCTCAGCAAAGTATCCGAAGGCGACTTCACCTTCTTCCGTATCTCTACAGACGATAATTACGGTGTAATAAAATCGTACCTCGGAGAAGGAAAAATTACCAACGATCCTTACGGAATGGATGGATGTATCGCCGTTACAGAAGTAAACAACCTTCAGAAACTGATGAAATTTATGTGCAAAAACGGCTTCGAACACCATGTGGCACTCACCCGTGGTAATGTTGCCGAAGTGTTGCAGGAATCAATCGAAACGTATCTCGGTTGGGATCTGTACAATCACGAATAA